Proteins encoded in a region of the Deltaproteobacteria bacterium genome:
- a CDS encoding DUF1285 domain-containing protein, which produces MPSLLIIDDLPIRVTNDGRWVHGDEALHPKVAILFAKCLIPQENGEWELQVGQQKSAVLVSDAGFFVRAIRVVAGEQGDIQGVRIKISDDTEEMLDLGTMMMSSDNALYCRIKRHGFEVPCKFTAQQYHELGLLAHFEDDNAWLLSGNEKYRLNNSYDASHRKL; this is translated from the coding sequence TTGCCGTCATTGCTTATCATAGATGATTTACCGATTCGGGTGACCAACGATGGCCGGTGGGTTCATGGAGACGAAGCGCTGCACCCTAAGGTGGCTATTCTCTTTGCCAAGTGCCTTATTCCACAAGAAAATGGTGAATGGGAGCTTCAGGTAGGGCAGCAAAAATCGGCCGTTCTCGTGAGCGATGCTGGATTTTTCGTGAGAGCTATTCGGGTTGTAGCGGGAGAGCAGGGCGATATCCAAGGGGTACGGATCAAGATATCCGATGACACCGAAGAGATGCTTGATTTAGGAACCATGATGATGTCGAGCGATAATGCCCTTTACTGCCGTATCAAGCGCCATGGCTTTGAGGTTCCGTGTAAATTTACCGCTCAGCAATACCATGAGCTTGGTCTTTTGGCGCATTTTGAAGACGATAATGCATGGCTGCTTTCAGGGAATGAAAAGTATCGTCTCAATAATTCTTACGATGCATCTCATCGAAAGCTTTAA
- the sfsA gene encoding DNA/RNA nuclease SfsA, protein MMRFEDPLLEAKLIRRYKRFLADVKLRTGEEITVHCANPGGMLGISDPGSKVLLSATNDPRRKFDHQLEIIYSGRTPVGIHTGRPITVVSEAIMAGQIPELAGYATMRRVPKNSRNSRVDLILDGNGLRPCYIVVESVTLEKEGVAHFPDARHTRGIEEATHLTNLVREGNRAMVIFVAQRSDVTSFKLADALDSEYCDAFRDAVARGVETLCFRAKVSRKAIEFDKSMPMNLES, encoded by the coding sequence ATGATGCGATTTGAAGATCCACTACTAGAGGCAAAACTCATCCGCCGATACAAGCGTTTCTTAGCTGATGTAAAGCTTAGAACCGGTGAAGAAATTACGGTTCACTGTGCGAACCCCGGTGGAATGCTTGGTATTTCTGACCCAGGCTCCAAAGTTCTTCTCTCGGCAACCAACGACCCGAGACGAAAATTCGACCACCAACTGGAGATTATCTATTCCGGCCGCACGCCGGTAGGAATTCATACCGGTCGGCCAATTACCGTGGTTTCTGAAGCGATTATGGCTGGGCAAATCCCGGAACTCGCTGGCTACGCAACCATGCGCCGGGTTCCAAAGAACTCTCGAAACTCACGCGTCGATCTAATACTCGACGGCAATGGGCTACGACCTTGTTACATTGTTGTAGAAAGCGTTACGTTGGAAAAAGAGGGCGTAGCCCACTTTCCAGATGCTCGGCACACACGCGGTATTGAAGAAGCCACTCACCTGACCAACTTGGTTCGGGAAGGTAACCGAGCCATGGTGATCTTCGTCGCGCAGAGAAGTGATGTTACGAGCTTTAAACTGGCCGATGCTCTCGACTCCGAATACTGCGATGCATTTAGAGATGCTGTCGCACGGGGCGTAGAAACGCTGTGCTTCCGAGCCAAAGTGAGCCGAAAGGCCATCGAATTCGACAAAAGCATGCCAATGAATCTAGAAAGCTAA
- a CDS encoding deoxynucleoside kinase: MSKTKYIAVAGNIGCGKSTLVDFICKTYNVEPFFEPNAENPYLVDFYRDMKRWAFHSQVYFLTHKFRIHRELEKRRETATVIQDRTIYEDAEIFAAYLRRRRFILKREWALYNDLYETILEALQPPDLMIYLRASVRTIRSRIQLRGRPEEQQIPTSYLRSLNQLYEGWYEGYDRSPTIVLETDNLNYLEDLEHRIDVDKTIRRHL; encoded by the coding sequence ATGTCAAAAACAAAATACATTGCAGTTGCCGGCAACATTGGTTGTGGAAAAAGTACATTGGTCGACTTCATTTGTAAGACCTACAATGTAGAGCCTTTTTTCGAGCCGAACGCGGAAAACCCTTATCTGGTCGATTTTTACAGAGATATGAAGCGCTGGGCGTTCCACTCTCAAGTTTATTTCTTAACCCACAAGTTCAGAATTCATCGCGAGCTTGAAAAGCGTAGAGAGACGGCAACGGTCATTCAAGACCGGACGATCTATGAGGATGCGGAAATATTTGCAGCGTACTTACGGCGGCGAAGGTTCATTCTCAAGCGTGAGTGGGCTCTGTACAACGATCTTTACGAGACTATTCTTGAGGCACTGCAACCGCCAGATTTGATGATTTACCTACGGGCAAGTGTGCGAACGATTCGCAGTCGTATTCAGCTCCGCGGAAGGCCAGAAGAGCAGCAAATACCCACATCGTATCTGAGAAGCTTAAACCAGCTCTATGAAGGTTGGTATGAGGGTTACGACCGGTCGCCAACGATTGTCCTAGAAACAGATAACTTAAACTATCTTGAGGACTTAGAGCACCGAATCGATGTAGATAAGACCATTCGCCGACATCTTTAG